From Fusobacterium varium:
TTATTGAAAAACTTAAAATAATCAGAGCACTAAAGATAAGAATTATCTTCTTTCCTCTCTTATCTTTATTCATAAACATATCTGTATAACTCCTCCAATGCGTCTATCGAGTTTACCCCAGCACTCATTCTGAACAATGTAGGGTCGATATCCAGTATTTTATTATTTTTATATGCTTTTGTAAGTTTCCACACAGGATTGCTTGAAAATATTTCTTCAAATCCCTCTCCATTTTTAGTCTGGCTTGTAGGAAGTCTTAATATAACATCTGGATTAGCTTTAATTAACTGCTCCATACTAAATGGCACTGATCTTTTTAATAGTGCACTGTTATCAATAGAAGTTACTATATTTTCACAACCTATTTTATCCATAAGTCCCTGCAGAAAATGGTTTTTTCCAGTCATAAAAAAACTTTCCCCATTCCCATAAAGTATAGCTATCCTTTTCTTCTCTTTTCCCTTTAATTTTTCAGTAAGTATTTCTTCTCTTCTTTTTACATCATCAAGTATAATTTTTGCTTCTTTGTCTTTATGAAAAGCTTTTCCTAATATTTCTATAGCTTTCATAGATTCATCATATGTATCTACTTTCATATAAAAACTTGGTATATTAAGATTATCATACTTAGGTTTTAATGCCGGTTTAGAATAAATTGTTGATATTACCAAATCAGTTTTTAAAGCTTTCACCCGTTCTAAATCTGGTATTCCAGATCTTCCTATTCTGGGAACATCATTATATTTTTCAGGTATCTTTGTTGTAGAGCTTGCCACTCCTACTAAATCAATATCCAATGCTGCTAAAAATCTTGATATTATAGCTGAGTCAGTAACAACAGCTTTTGGAAAATAACTCAGCTGTAAATCTTCTTCTCCTTGATGTATAGAAAATTTTTCTTTTCCAAACGATATATTCCCTATTATAAACAAGAATACAATTATTAAAATAGTATATCCTTTTTTCATTTTTTCTCCTAAAATTATCTAAATTTTATGTAATAAAAAAACCCAGCAAAAAGAAATACCAGGCTACAGCAAAAGCTCTTCAAAATTCTATGTAGCATAACTTTCCTCGGAAGCTTGTACAATAATCTTTCTAAGCAGGTCTTCTGACTTATAGCTCAATCACAGCTTTCCCCTTCTCAGATATCAAATCCAATGGCATTTAAAAGCTATTTGCTAATTTACAGCGGCCGGACCGTTTGAGATTTTCACTCAATTCCCTTTTAATCAATAAAACTTAGAATAAACATCATATAGCAATATATTTTAATACTTTAATTTTATTACTTAACTGCTTCTTTGTCAATGAAGAATTATATAAATATCCTTTCTATCCCAAATTTAAAATCGAATTTTTATTTTAAGTATTGACATTTGAAAGAAAACATAGTATATTCATACTGAACAGAATAATTGAATTTGAGGTTCTATATTTAGAATAATTGGGAAGTGAGGTCTAATTCCTCCGCGGTCCCGCCACTGTGATGCTGACGAAAGATATAACCACTGGATTATTTAATCTGGGAAGGGTATCTTGTAGGTTGAAGCTAAGCCAGGAGACCTGCCTCAAATATATTGCTGTATAAATATCATTGCGTGGACGAGAGATATTGACCTTTATTATTTTTATTTAATTAAGGCATGTATCTCCTATCACAGGAGATTTTTTTATTTAAAAAAATCCCTGCAAATTTATTAGGAGGAAGATCATGGGAAAAATGAGAAATTTATTGGCAGGAGCTTTGCTTCTTGCAGCAGGAACTGCAGCATTGGCAAATTCAGAAGGAGGATATGTGGAGAATGATTTTTTCAAAGGAATGAAAAAAGGAGATAAGGCAGCTGTACTTATGGTTCACTTTGGAACTACTTATGACGATACTAGAGCTTTAACTATTGATTCTATTAACCAGAAAGCTAAAAATGAATTTAAAAATGCTGATGTAAAAGAAGCATTTACTTCAAGAATAGTTATGAGAAGATTAAAAGCAAAAGGAATAGAAAAACAAAATCCTTCAGAAGTTATTAAGGACTTAAAAGCAAAGGGATATACTCATTTATTAGTACAAGGTACTCATATTATGAATGGAGTTGAATCTAACAATCTTGCTGAAGAATTAAAAGGATATGAAAAAGACTTTAAAGATATAAGAATAGGGACTCCACTATTAACTACTCATGAAGACTATGAAGCTGTTGCTAAAGCTATAGCTAAAAAAGTAGGTCCTTTAAAAGCTAACCAAGGTGTAGTTTTAGTAGGGCATGGAACTCATCATTTTGGTGGTTCTGCTTATGCTATGATGGATTATGTATTTACTGCTGAAGGAATGGATACTTATGCAGTTGGTACAGTAGAAGGATATCCTGCATTTGATAATGTAGTTGCTAAATTAAAATCTAAAGATGTTAATGATGTTATCTTAATGCCATTTATGTTTGTTGCTGGAGATCATGCTAACAATGATATAGCTGAAGATTGGAATAACGATCTTAAAGGAGCTGGATTCACAGTTTCTAAAATTATATTAGAAGGTTTGGGACAAAATCCAGATATTCAAAATATCTATATAGATCATGCTAAATTTGCTGCTCAACATAAACCTGAAGATATGCAGGCTAAAAAAGTTCAATATGCAAATGAAAAAGATTAGTTATTAATAACTTTTCAAATAAATATTTAAACTTTAATTACAATTTAAACTTTCTGTGTATTAACAATAGAAAAGAGATATTTGGCTTAGACTCCTGAATATCTCTTTTTAATTTTTAAATAAAAAAACTGACCTTATAGATCTGATCAGTTTTTATATATACTAATATGTTATTTTTAGGGATTTTCCATTTACAAATATACCAGAAGATATTTTAAAAGAAAGTTCTTTTTTTCCTATTCTGAAAAAGCTTCCTTTTTCTACATTAATATCATTTTTTATTATTTCATTAACTATTCTCAGTATAAATTCAAATACTTCCTCACAATCTCTGAATGAATTCAATATCTCCACTTCTTTCTTCTTAAAATGATTGAGTCCTAAAGTATACACTGATATACCATTTTGACTATTAGTTATACCTATATATATCCATAAAAGTATAGGTAATTTTCCAATTTTCAATTCCTTAGCTAAGCATCTATAAGTTTCTTTTTCAATAATCATTGGGCTCATATATACAGCAATAGCCTCTTCTTCTGCTAATATACTGCTTGCTATTTTTGTAAATATTTTATATCTTTCTATATTATTAGTTCCATTAAGTATAGAAATTATAACATGTGATTTATGTTTCGATACTTTTTTCTCTGCATCCTGCCACATCCAATTATCCTTATAGTGACTTTCTATTTCATGATTTGGAATTGGTTCTGGTACAAAACTGCATGCTATAAGCATATTTTCCACATTAAAAGCTATTGTATCCTCTTCTGCTGTATCTTTTATTTCTATTTTCCATTCTTTTTTTAAATTAATTTTTAATTTATTGAAATCATAACTCAAACTCTCTAAAAGAACAAATCCTACAATTATATCAGGAAGTCTTTTTTTCTTTTTTCCCCAAAACAACATTCTAGCTCCTCCGATTATTTCTTTATAGCAAATGTACTTTTAATCATGACATCTGTTATATAGTATACATCAGATTATATTCCAATCTTTTCTTAAAAGCAAATAAAATGTTAAGATTTTTCAATGAATATAGATTCATTTCATCTACTATTTCTAACTTTTAATATTAATTTTTTATTAAATTATTTTTTAAATATATTTCTACAAAAAATAAAAACCCTCAATATTTAGAGGGTTCTTTCTATTGAAATTTATTATTCAAAATTGATATTTTCAAACTCTTCTTCTTCCTGTCCTTCTTTTCTTGTCACTAATAATTGATCAACCTTAAAATTATCTACATCTACAACTTCAAAAGTATAATTTTCAAATTCTACCATAGCAGCCTTCTTAGGAATACTTTTCAGCATATACATCATAAATCCAGCTATTGTTTCATATGTATCTTCTTCTGGAAATTTTTCAATATCCAATACTTTTTTTACATCTTCAATAGGTGTTACTCCATCCATAAGCCAAGAGCCTTCACCTCTTGATATTATCTGCTGTTCATCCTGATCTTGATAAACTATATCACCCATCAAAGTATTTACTACATCATTTAATGTTACAAGTCCTACTACATGTCCATACTCATTTAATATTATAGCAAAATCATCTCTTGCTTCATTAAATCTATCCAAAGCTTCTGATAATGTCAAGGTATTTGGAATTATTAGAAGGTTTGGATTACATATTTCCTGTATATCATGAAGTCCACTCATTTCACCTTTTAATATTCTAGGAAGAATATCTTTAGAATCAACATATCCCAGTACTGTATCTATCTCATTTTGACATACTAAAAATTTAGAATGAG
This genomic window contains:
- a CDS encoding ABC transporter gives rise to the protein MKKGYTILIIVFLFIIGNISFGKEKFSIHQGEEDLQLSYFPKAVVTDSAIISRFLAALDIDLVGVASSTTKIPEKYNDVPRIGRSGIPDLERVKALKTDLVISTIYSKPALKPKYDNLNIPSFYMKVDTYDESMKAIEILGKAFHKDKEAKIILDDVKRREEILTEKLKGKEKKRIAILYGNGESFFMTGKNHFLQGLMDKIGCENIVTSIDNSALLKRSVPFSMEQLIKANPDVILRLPTSQTKNGEGFEEIFSSNPVWKLTKAYKNNKILDIDPTLFRMSAGVNSIDALEELYRYVYE
- a CDS encoding anaerobic cobalt chelatase; this encodes MGKMRNLLAGALLLAAGTAALANSEGGYVENDFFKGMKKGDKAAVLMVHFGTTYDDTRALTIDSINQKAKNEFKNADVKEAFTSRIVMRRLKAKGIEKQNPSEVIKDLKAKGYTHLLVQGTHIMNGVESNNLAEELKGYEKDFKDIRIGTPLLTTHEDYEAVAKAIAKKVGPLKANQGVVLVGHGTHHFGGSAYAMMDYVFTAEGMDTYAVGTVEGYPAFDNVVAKLKSKDVNDVILMPFMFVAGDHANNDIAEDWNNDLKGAGFTVSKIILEGLGQNPDIQNIYIDHAKFAAQHKPEDMQAKKVQYANEKD